The Candidatus Polarisedimenticolia bacterium DNA window CTGCGGCCCAGGTCCCAGAGATCGGTGGGCAGGTGCCGGCTGGAGCTGACCCGGGCGGCACCGCGCAACAGCTCCGACCGGTCGCGGCACAGGATCACGCTTTTCCCCATGTCCCCGGCAGCCGGCTTGACCACGGCGGGGACGGAAAGCTGCGCCATGCGCTGGCGCAGCTCCTCGAGAGTGCCGAACGATCGCGCAGCGAGATCGGAAGCCGCGCCCGGCTTGCGGAGGTCCCGGAGGATCTCCATGAACACCTTGTTGTGGTGGGCCCGCAGGAGCCGGAACGGAGGGATCACCCAGGCCCCGGCGGTTTCGAGGCCCAGGACGATATCCTCGACGAAGGCCTTGTAGTGCAGCGCATGGTCCTGGGCGGAGGTATAGAGGACGGGACGCTGGTGCCAGTTGACGGCGCGGAAATCGACGTCGCAAAAGCTCAGGAAATCGGCCCGCCAGCCGTGCTGCGCGAAGGAGCGGGCCAGAAGGTCCCGGTCGAAGCCGCTGCGATACGGCACCGCCGCGTGCTTGCTTCCGAAATGGCCCTTGTAGTCGGTGAGCAGCGTCACGCCATCCATGTTCTTCCTCACGCCACCCGGGAGGCCGCGGCGAGCTCGATGTGCTCCCGCCAGCCGGCCGGCGGCAGAAAGACCCGCAGAACGGCGAGCGCTTCGATCCCGCAAAGCTCCCGCCCGTCGAGGTGCAGCCGTGCGCTCGCCGGGTCGAAATCTCCCCAGCTCTTCGCTCCAAATTCGCGATGGTGCGCGAGCTGCGGGATTTTCTTCGCGTCGAACCCCATCAGGCGGCTCAAGGCGAAATCGGCCAGGAAAGGATTGTCCGAGATCGCGACGATGCCGGCTTCGACCGGCAATGGCTGGAGGGGACCGTTGCCTTCCCCTGCCGTGATGCCGTCCACCACCGCCAGGTATCTCCTCTGCGGCTCGGAGGCCAGCTCTCCTCCTTCCGGCCGCCCATGGAGAATCACCCGGTTCAGGTCGTAGATCATCCTCCAGATGCTGTCGTTGCCATACCACGATCCGCCGGTCAGCACGAAAGGGCGGCCGATCCGATCGCGGGTCGCTTTCGTCTCCAGACCATACAGCTGCCGGAAACCGCGCCACCCCGTGCGCAGGACTCCGAACACCGGCCGCGAGCGCCCCAGAGCCCAGCGCCGCACCCGCGATTGCAGGACGACCGGCCAGGCGATATCGGGAGGGAACTCGTCTCCGCGCGAGAGGCCCCCCTCGCGATAATGGACGAGATAGGCTTTGTTGACGTTGATTCCCACCACGTTCTTCAAGGCCCCGGTGATCCCTGCCTTCTGATGGGTCTTCATCTTGGCCGCGTTGATGAAGAGATCGCATTCCAGCAGGCTGCGCGCGACTCTGTAGCGGTGGAATCCCTTGCGATGGCTGCTCTTCGTCTCTTCGGGAGAATAATCGGCGACGCGAAATGACGCCGAATCGTCCGAGGTCGCTTCGAGGAAGCTCTGGTGGTCCAGGACGATGTCGGCAAAGCCCTTCGGGTCCCCATGCTCCGCGGAGGGGGGCTCTTCGACCAGATAGCCCTTCACGGATCGCACGCGGCTCGCCCGCAGATCGCGCACGGTGACGCGGGGCCGGGCCAGGCCGCCGAACCGGGCGACGAGCCGCTCGATCCCCGCCTGGTGGACGAGCCGCAGCCAGTCGCAGCTCTGGATCGGCACGTCCGCGACCAGGATCTCCTCGAGATCGGCGTAACGGCGGATGCAGGCCTCGATGATCGAGACGATGAGATCGGTGCTGGTCACCAGGGCCGCGATGGGGAACTCGGGATCGCTCTG harbors:
- a CDS encoding DUF362 domain-containing protein, whose amino-acid sequence is MSGFCYIHSVRRADRDLTDRLVEALPDGATRRIVIKPNWVCHQSDPEFPIAALVTSTDLIVSIIEACIRRYADLEEILVADVPIQSCDWLRLVHQAGIERLVARFGGLARPRVTVRDLRASRVRSVKGYLVEEPPSAEHGDPKGFADIVLDHQSFLEATSDDSASFRVADYSPEETKSSHRKGFHRYRVARSLLECDLFINAAKMKTHQKAGITGALKNVVGINVNKAYLVHYREGGLSRGDEFPPDIAWPVVLQSRVRRWALGRSRPVFGVLRTGWRGFRQLYGLETKATRDRIGRPFVLTGGSWYGNDSIWRMIYDLNRVILHGRPEGGELASEPQRRYLAVVDGITAGEGNGPLQPLPVEAGIVAISDNPFLADFALSRLMGFDAKKIPQLAHHREFGAKSWGDFDPASARLHLDGRELCGIEALAVLRVFLPPAGWREHIELAAASRVA